The Anaerolineales bacterium region CAGACTGCGGCGCAAAAGCGCGGGCTGATCTTCGGGGGCATCATCCTCAGCGCCCTGCTGGGGTTCGAGATCTTCAACTACTCCAGCACCTCCTACGCCCTGCACGATATTCTCGGCGACCTCTCATTCGGTCCGTTCCAATGGGCGACGGTGCTCGCGGTCGCATTCTGCGGGATTGACTTTGCGGGAATCGCCCGCATCTTCACCCCCGAAAAGGGACGCGACGAACCCGCCGAGGTCTGGTACCTCTTCGGCGCGTGGTTGCTCGCCGCTGGATTCAATTCCACCCTTACTTGGTGGGGCGTCTCGGTTGCCGTTCAGCAACACAGCGCGGCTGGCGGATTCCTGCTCGGTCAAGCAACCATGACCAAGGCTGTGCCAGTCTTTGTGGCGGCAATGGTGCTGATCATCCGCGTGTTGTTGATCAATACATTTTCCATCGCTGGCGAACGCATCTTCACGTTGGCGGAGGAACAGCCCTCGCAATATTCCAACCGACCCGTGTATCGCCCGACGAGCGAACCAGCCCGCAACACGAATTCGGCTTTCCCGCGACCTGCGCCCAAGCCCACCCCTGCGAATTATTCGCAACCGCTCTATAACGAGCCAACCTATCACCCCATCGGCATGAACGCGCAGACGCGAGACAACAACTCAGCAGTGCGGAGGTGAACCCGTCCCTTAGGCATACGTTCTTCTCCTCCAACAATCGAAGAACATCCAACAACAAATACGCCGCGTAATCGCGGCGTGTTTGTTGTTGCTTCTGATATGATAACAAGATGGACGCGGCTCGCTTCGCAACTTACAGCCTCACCGACTCTCGCATCCTGCGGATTTTATCCGCCGCGTTGAACGCGGTTGACCCGTATCGCGCGGTAAAGAATCATCTGCCGCAGATATCTGGCAATGTATACGGGTTGGCAATTGGAAAAGCCGCCGTCCCGATGCTGGCCGCCCTCGCGGATTCGATTCCACTTTCGGGCGCCCTCGCCGTTAGCAAGCACGCTTCCTCCGCCGATTTGGGCTTGTTCCCCCTTTTCCTCGGCGGACATCCCATCCCCGACGCGCGCTCGGTAATCGCAGGTGAACGTGTTTTGAGTTTCGTCTCTTCTTTAAAAGAAGATGACACGCTCGTCTGCTTGATCTCTGGCGGAGGCTCAGCGCTCGTGACCGCGCCGTTGATTCCGCTGGAGGAGTTGCAATCGCTCACCGCTTCCTTGCTGGCAAGTGGCGCGACCATCAACGAGATCAACACCGTTCGCCGCCAACTCGACCGAATCAAAGGCGGAGGTGTGGCGCGCGCGACGAAAGCGAACATCATCAGTTTGATTCTGTCCGATGTGATAGGCAACCCGTTGGAAGCGATTGCATCGGGACCAACCGCTCCCGACCCAACAACACGAGAGGACGCGCTGGCTATTTTGAAAAAATACAAACTCGACGAGCGTCTGCTAGTCTCCAGTCTCAAGTCTCCAATCACTTCTACTTTTCCCCATGTTCAAAACCTCATCATCGGCGACAACAAACTCGCCGCGCAAGCCGCGTACGAACAGGCTCAGCGCGAGGGATTCGATTCGGAAGTTTTGACAAACGAACTGCAAGGCGAAGCGCGCGAGGTTGGAATCATGTTGGCAAACAAACTACGCGATGAGGCGACCACGAGACCACGTCCGTTTTGTTTGATTGCAGGCGGAGAAACAACGGTTACTTTGAGAGGCAATGGCAAAGGCGGACGGAATCAGGAACTTGCTCTTGCTGCTGTAAATGAATTGCGAGATGTGAAAAATGTAATGTTGATCTCCCTCGCAACCGACGGCGAAGACGGTCCCACAGACGCGGCGGGCGCGGTGACGACGGGTGAATCGGCTGAAAGGGCGAAAACGCTGGGGTTGGACGCGGCAGACTCACTGTCGAGAAATGACGCGTATTCCTTCTTCCACGCATTGGACGATTTGATCAAAACGAATCCAACAGGCACGAACGTCAACGATTTGATATTCCTGTTTGCGTTGTGATACACTCGCCTCATGCTTGCACGCGTTTATTCATGCGCCGTGGTCGGACTTGAAGGCGTCATCGTCGAAGTCGAAGTGGATTATTCCAACGGCTTGCCTGCGGTCATCATCGTCGGCTTGCCCGACGCCGCCGTGCAAGAAAGCCGCGAGCGCGTGCAGACCGCCGTCAAAAACGCGGGCTTACATTTTCCCCGTCATCGCATCGTCGTCAATTTATCGCCCGCCTCGATTCGCAAAGAGGGACCCGCGTACGATCTACCCATCGCCCTCGGCGTGATCATTTTGTCGGGTCATCTGCCGCACGATGTGATCGAGAACACGCTCGTCGTCGGTGAACTCTCGCTCGATGGAGTCGTGCGTCATACGCGCGGTATTTTGCCGATGGCAGCGACCGCCCGCCTCAACGGATACAAGCGGATGTTCGTCCCCGAAGCGGACGCGCCCGAAGCGGCTTTGATTCCCGACCTCGAAGTGTATCCCGTGCGGACGCTTGCGGATCTTTACAACCATTTGGCTGGTCGCAGTTTACTTCAGCCTTATCAACCCTCGAGCAGTGACGCGCTCGAGCCGCTCTTCACGCCGACAGATTTTTCAGAGATCAAAGGACAGGAACACGTCAAGCGCGCGCTTGAAGTTGCCGCGGCTGGCGGGCATAATGTATTGATGGTGGGAAGCCCAGGCGCGGGAAAAACTTTACTTGCGCGCGCCTTGCCTGGCATCCTGCCTGAAATGTCCATCGAAGAATCGTTGGATGTGACGAGAATATTTTCCGTCGCAGACCAACTCCCCGCAGGGACTCCGCTCATCAGGCATCGTCCGTTTCGTTCGCCGCATCATACAATTTCACATGCAGGTTTGGTCGGCGGCGGCAACATCCCCAAGCCTGGAGAAATATCGCTTGCTCACAGGGGCGTTTTGTTTTTAGACGAGTTCCCCGAATTCGGTTCACGCGTCCTTGAAGTGATGCGCCAGCCGATGGAAGATAAAGTCGTCACCATCAGCCGCGCCAAAGGCTCGCTCACCTTTTCCGCCAACTTCCAATTGATCGCCGCGATGAATCCCTGCCCTTGTGGCTGGTATCTCGATTCACAAAAAGCCTGTACGTGTGCGCCCGCTGTCGTTACCAAATACCAGAAACGGATCTCGGGTCCAATGTTGGACCGCATTGACATCCATATCGAAGTCCCACGTGTGGATTATGAAAAGTTGAGCGGAGACAGGCTGGGCGAGACGAGCGAAACGATTCGTCAGCGTGTGCAAGCCGCGCGGAATATTCAACAAAATCGATTCTCAAACGGCAAGTCGGACATCATCTGCAATGCCGACATGCGCGTGGGGGAGATTCGTCAGTTCTGCAAATTGCAGGACGACGGTCAGAGCCTGATGCGCGCGGCGATGAGTCAGATGAACCTGTCCGCGCGGGCGTATCATCGCATCCTCAAACTGGCGCGCACCATCGCAGATTTAGCAGGGAGCGAAGAGATTCAGTCCGCACATTTGGCGGAGGCGCTGCAGTATCGTCCGAAGTTGATGCAAGGAACGATGTGATGGAGAAGAGGGGATGTCTTTCTTCATCAATCGTAATTCGGTATTGACCGCGAACATTCGATAACAGATTTTCCGCCAAAGAGTTATTCTGCTTTTGGCGTTATTTTAGTTCTGCACCTGTCTTGCTCGACCGATGAAGGAAGCAACGATCAGCGCGAGAGAAAATGGAATGAAGAAACCGACATTGCCATCGCTGTTCGCTCCGAAAAAATCTACAGCCTCCATCTTGTTTATCGCCAAATACCACATCGAGACATAGACAACCTCGAATAACTTTGGACTTTTGCTCCAAATACCCAATGCCAACGCCAGGGATGGAATGAACAGCGCGGCGGACAGCCATGCGATCAATCCTGTAGTATCTCCCGCGCTCAAGAGTTTGAGCGCGGCTCCCCCTCCCGTCAGCATGGTGACAATGAACCCTGCGAACCAGGTTGCAGGAAGCTGCCTCATTAAAGGCGCGGCTGAGGAAAAAACCATTTGATATGTGTTGTGGCGAATCTCGCGGTTTCCGAGCCCTGACCAGATCAAAACGGGCCAGAGCCAGATAATGGGGAGAATGTAGGCACGCACGCTTTCAGGGACAGTTAAGAGGGAAGCGCCGAATAACCCGCCTGCGATGACGTACCACCACCAACGCTGTCCTTTGAGGAGAAGTTTGAGTTCCGAGATCACGACTCGGAAGAACGTGAGACTGTCAGGGCGCGCTGTGAGCGGAGCCAAACGAATCGGTTGAGATAACGCTCGAGAGGGCGAATCAGTTTCAAAGTCCGGGGATGAAGCGGCTCTTTTCATCCGAACGGGTTTTCTGTAGGATGAATCAAATCGGTCAAAAAAGAGGGATGAAACGAACGCCATGACAATCCCAACACCAAGGAACATCAGACGTGTGGCTATGATTCCAACAGACCAGTCGACCCCGTCCCACGGAAATGTGCCCGTGACGGGAACATCCGTTGCGCCCAGAGAAAAACTTCCGCTGTAATCGGGGAAGACGGCTTTCGCGGCTTCACCCATACTATTGCTGAGAACACTGACCCCGATCGGGTCGAACGCTGGGTTGTTCGTGCCGAGCGAGATAGCCAGGGTGATGACAAAACCAAAAAGGAAGAAATATATGATGTTGCCGAAACCGCCGCGTAAAAATCCGATATATTCGAATAGGACTGCCAACGC contains the following coding sequences:
- a CDS encoding DUF4147 domain-containing protein, which produces MDAARFATYSLTDSRILRILSAALNAVDPYRAVKNHLPQISGNVYGLAIGKAAVPMLAALADSIPLSGALAVSKHASSADLGLFPLFLGGHPIPDARSVIAGERVLSFVSSLKEDDTLVCLISGGGSALVTAPLIPLEELQSLTASLLASGATINEINTVRRQLDRIKGGGVARATKANIISLILSDVIGNPLEAIASGPTAPDPTTREDALAILKKYKLDERLLVSSLKSPITSTFPHVQNLIIGDNKLAAQAAYEQAQREGFDSEVLTNELQGEAREVGIMLANKLRDEATTRPRPFCLIAGGETTVTLRGNGKGGRNQELALAAVNELRDVKNVMLISLATDGEDGPTDAAGAVTTGESAERAKTLGLDAADSLSRNDAYSFFHALDDLIKTNPTGTNVNDLIFLFAL
- a CDS encoding YifB family Mg chelatase-like AAA ATPase, which produces MLARVYSCAVVGLEGVIVEVEVDYSNGLPAVIIVGLPDAAVQESRERVQTAVKNAGLHFPRHRIVVNLSPASIRKEGPAYDLPIALGVIILSGHLPHDVIENTLVVGELSLDGVVRHTRGILPMAATARLNGYKRMFVPEADAPEAALIPDLEVYPVRTLADLYNHLAGRSLLQPYQPSSSDALEPLFTPTDFSEIKGQEHVKRALEVAAAGGHNVLMVGSPGAGKTLLARALPGILPEMSIEESLDVTRIFSVADQLPAGTPLIRHRPFRSPHHTISHAGLVGGGNIPKPGEISLAHRGVLFLDEFPEFGSRVLEVMRQPMEDKVVTISRAKGSLTFSANFQLIAAMNPCPCGWYLDSQKACTCAPAVVTKYQKRISGPMLDRIDIHIEVPRVDYEKLSGDRLGETSETIRQRVQAARNIQQNRFSNGKSDIICNADMRVGEIRQFCKLQDDGQSLMRAAMSQMNLSARAYHRILKLARTIADLAGSEEIQSAHLAEALQYRPKLMQGTM
- a CDS encoding ABC transporter permease subunit, coding for MNQARMIYHIARADFLERVRGYGFLVMLGAVVFLGYQVALGNIGVQLGDYRGEFNSAWVGSMMALVASFFLGWFGFYLIKGSVARDYETGTGQIMATTPLTRPLYSLGKWLSNFAVLVAMVVVLMLAGVAVQFLEGESSRFDLIVFLLPFIFIAMPMLALTAALAVLFEYIGFLRGGFGNIIYFFLFGFVITLAISLGTNNPAFDPIGVSVLSNSMGEAAKAVFPDYSGSFSLGATDVPVTGTFPWDGVDWSVGIIATRLMFLGVGIVMAFVSSLFFDRFDSSYRKPVRMKRAASSPDFETDSPSRALSQPIRLAPLTARPDSLTFFRVVISELKLLLKGQRWWWYVIAGGLFGASLLTVPESVRAYILPIIWLWPVLIWSGLGNREIRHNTYQMVFSSAAPLMRQLPATWFAGFIVTMLTGGGAALKLLSAGDTTGLIAWLSAALFIPSLALALGIWSKSPKLFEVVYVSMWYLAINKMEAVDFFGANSDGNVGFFIPFSLALIVASFIGRARQVQN